A DNA window from Allokutzneria albata contains the following coding sequences:
- a CDS encoding type VII secretion target, producing MSGGFRVDPDALDRAGKRIGALRAKVDSVEKKVTDANVPSISWGLLGISMHADYEGLLSQFRSCLKQAATGVERAGDKLSRSGAAYREADVATRTGLDKLGKELQDSAGPKEQ from the coding sequence GTGAGCGGCGGGTTCCGGGTCGACCCGGACGCCCTGGACCGCGCGGGCAAGCGGATCGGTGCGCTGCGCGCGAAGGTCGACAGCGTCGAGAAGAAGGTCACCGACGCCAACGTGCCTTCGATCTCCTGGGGTCTCCTCGGGATCTCGATGCACGCGGATTACGAGGGGCTGCTGTCCCAGTTCCGGTCCTGCCTGAAGCAGGCCGCGACGGGGGTCGAACGGGCCGGGGACAAGCTCAGCCGCTCTGGCGCCGCGTACCGGGAAGCCGATGTCGCCACCCGTACCGGTCTCGACAAACTCGGCAAGGAACTCCAGGACTCTGCCGGCCCGAAGGAGCAGTGA
- a CDS encoding WXG100 family type VII secretion target, which produces MPENDWKGNSGALYDNAFPGWAKFGEAAATNAPGPIGAAAKLIKNGNSYGKDGTPLADIGTIISDASSLITSCTGMALNLRVDPLGWLINQGVSFLVNVITPIKAAIDLVSGNPDALSASAKNFNELSKELLALNKEFSAALSEELKGWEGIAAETARARLRQFENGVRGVAGQSGDIAMALQTSSMVMKVVEDFLKGLLTDVVEWLVITWVAALATAPATLGASTAAASALTTAKVGQKTAQTSAVVTKTWRFIELNQNFMKRTRQRLADSDWTTKFLNEGTGKGGKRAPDFHAAVETAAKDQAMKLVGLDKTKLWEESGKKDEKLEFIDPGKIIGKVSSHGKSIQLGHEYDKQGDSRPVEETKKDLDI; this is translated from the coding sequence ATGCCGGAGAACGACTGGAAGGGCAACTCCGGGGCCCTGTACGACAACGCGTTCCCCGGCTGGGCCAAGTTCGGGGAGGCTGCGGCCACGAACGCGCCAGGGCCGATCGGCGCGGCCGCGAAGCTCATCAAGAACGGCAACAGCTACGGCAAGGATGGAACGCCACTCGCTGATATCGGAACCATCATCAGCGACGCGAGTTCACTCATCACCTCGTGCACGGGCATGGCGCTCAACCTTCGCGTGGACCCGTTGGGCTGGCTTATCAACCAAGGCGTCTCCTTTCTCGTCAACGTGATCACCCCGATCAAGGCGGCGATCGACCTGGTGAGCGGCAACCCTGACGCACTGAGTGCGTCCGCGAAGAATTTCAACGAGCTGAGCAAGGAGTTGCTCGCACTCAACAAAGAATTCTCGGCAGCACTCAGCGAGGAGCTGAAGGGCTGGGAAGGCATCGCCGCCGAAACCGCCCGCGCCCGGCTTCGCCAATTCGAGAACGGTGTCCGAGGAGTTGCAGGACAGTCCGGCGACATCGCTATGGCACTGCAGACCAGCAGCATGGTCATGAAGGTTGTCGAGGATTTCCTCAAGGGCCTGCTGACCGACGTCGTGGAATGGCTGGTCATCACCTGGGTCGCCGCGTTGGCGACCGCTCCAGCCACGCTCGGCGCGTCGACAGCCGCGGCCAGCGCCCTGACCACGGCGAAAGTCGGGCAGAAGACAGCGCAGACGTCCGCGGTCGTCACGAAGACCTGGCGATTCATCGAGCTGAACCAGAACTTCATGAAGAGGACAAGGCAGCGGCTCGCGGACTCGGACTGGACAACGAAATTCCTCAACGAAGGAACCGGAAAGGGCGGCAAGAGAGCGCCCGACTTCCACGCGGCGGTCGAAACGGCCGCCAAAGACCAGGCCATGAAACTCGTGGGCCTGGACAAGACCAAGCTGTGGGAAGAATCTGGAAAGAAGGACGAGAAGTTGGAGTTCATCGATCCGGGGAAGATCATCGGAAAGGTGTCTTCACACGGCAAGAGCATTCAGCTCGGTCACGAGTACGACAAACAGGGAGACAGCCGTCCGGTCGAGGAGACCAAGAAGGACCTCGACATCTAG
- a CDS encoding DNA-directed RNA polymerase subunit beta' has protein sequence MLDVNFFDELRIGLATADDIRQWSYGEVKKPETINYRTLKPEKDGLFCEKIFGPTRDWECYCGKYKRVRFKGIICERCGVEVTRAKVRRERMGHIELAAPVTHIWYFKGVPSRLGYLLDLAPKDLEKIIYFAAYVITTVNTEMRHNDQATLENEMQVERKRVEDKRDADIEARAQKLETDLAELEAEGAKSDVRRKVKEGGEREMRQLRDRAQREIDRLDEIWDTFIKLAPQQLIADEALYRELVDRYGEYFTGAMGAESIQKLLANFDVDAEGENLRETIRSGKGQKKLRALKRLKVVAAFQATRNNPQGMVLDCVPVIPPDLRPMVQLDGGRFATSDLNDLYRRVINRNNRLKRLIDLGAPEIIVNNEKRMLQEAVDALFDNGRRGRPVTGPGNRPLKSLSDLLKGKQGRFRQNLLGKRVDYSGRSVIVVGPQLKLHQCGLPKQMALELFKPFVMKRLVDLNHAQNIKSAKRMVERSRPAVWDVLEEVITEHPVLLNRAPTLHRLGIQAFEPQLVEGKAIQLHPLVCEAFNADFDGDQMAVHLPLSAEAQAEARILMLSSNNILSPASGRPLAMPRLDMVTGLYHLTKGVENAKGEGRAFTSPAEAIMAFDRGVIDLQAQIKVRLTEQVPPRGVQPEGWEPGQPWLAETTLGRVLFNELLPSDYPFINEVLPKKRQSEIVNDLAERYPMVTVAQTLDRLKDAGFYWATRSGVTIAIADVIVPEAKQGILDEHEDKAAQVEKRYQRGLLSHAERNNELVKIWTNATNEVAAIMEDAFPDNNPIKVIVKSGAAGNMTQVRSLAGMRGLVTNPKGEYIPRPIKNSFREGLSVVEYFIATHGARKGLADTALRTADSGYLTRRLVDVSQDVIVREIDCGTERGIVMPLTEPGPDGTPIKHRYVQTSVYARAAAEDITDAEGNLLIGKGGDLGDPAIDALFAGGVQKVKVRSVLTCESKVGVCATCYGRSMATGQLVDVGEAVGIVAAQSIGEPGTQLTMRTFHQGGVAGDDITTGLPRVTELFEARVPKGKAPIADTDGRVTIEEGDRFRKITITPDDGSEEIVYEKLSRRQWLATIKADGSERPLQDGDHVTVGQQLLEGAVDPHEVLRVMGPREAQLHLVREVQKVYRTQSVSIHDKHIEVIVRQMLRRVTIIDSGAAEFLPGALIERADFEAENRRVVAEGREAASGRPVLMGITKASLATESWLSAASFQETTRVLTDAAINGKSDKLIGLKENVIIGKLIPAGTGINRYRNIQVQPTEEARAAAYAIPSYDDGYYTPDVFGTGTGAAVPLDDYDFGRDFR, from the coding sequence GTGCTTGACGTCAACTTCTTCGACGAGCTCCGCATCGGCCTCGCGACGGCCGACGACATCCGTCAGTGGTCCTACGGCGAGGTCAAGAAGCCCGAGACCATCAACTACCGCACCCTCAAGCCCGAGAAGGACGGACTCTTCTGCGAGAAGATCTTCGGTCCGACCCGGGACTGGGAGTGCTACTGCGGCAAGTACAAGCGAGTCCGCTTCAAGGGCATCATCTGTGAGCGCTGCGGCGTCGAGGTGACCCGCGCCAAGGTGCGCCGCGAGCGGATGGGCCACATCGAGCTCGCCGCTCCGGTGACCCACATCTGGTACTTCAAGGGCGTCCCGAGCCGGTTGGGCTACCTGCTCGACCTGGCGCCGAAGGACCTCGAGAAGATCATCTACTTCGCCGCCTACGTGATCACCACGGTGAACACGGAGATGCGCCACAACGACCAGGCCACGCTCGAGAACGAGATGCAGGTCGAGCGCAAGCGGGTCGAGGACAAGCGCGACGCCGACATCGAGGCCCGCGCCCAGAAGCTGGAGACCGACCTCGCCGAGCTGGAGGCGGAGGGCGCCAAGAGCGATGTCCGCCGCAAGGTCAAGGAGGGCGGCGAGCGCGAGATGCGCCAGCTCCGCGACCGGGCGCAGCGCGAGATCGACCGGCTCGACGAGATCTGGGACACCTTCATCAAGCTGGCTCCGCAGCAGCTGATCGCCGACGAGGCGCTCTACCGCGAGCTGGTCGACCGCTACGGCGAGTACTTCACCGGCGCCATGGGCGCGGAGTCGATCCAGAAGCTGCTGGCCAACTTCGACGTCGACGCCGAGGGCGAGAACCTGCGCGAGACCATCCGCTCGGGCAAGGGGCAGAAGAAGCTCCGCGCGCTCAAGCGGCTCAAGGTCGTCGCGGCGTTCCAGGCCACCCGCAACAACCCGCAGGGCATGGTGCTGGACTGCGTTCCGGTCATCCCGCCGGACCTGCGTCCGATGGTGCAGCTCGACGGTGGCCGCTTCGCCACCTCCGACCTGAACGACCTGTACCGCCGCGTGATCAACCGCAACAACCGCCTCAAGCGACTGATCGACCTCGGCGCCCCCGAGATCATCGTCAACAACGAGAAGCGGATGCTGCAGGAGGCCGTCGACGCGCTGTTCGACAACGGCCGCCGTGGTCGCCCGGTCACCGGTCCGGGCAACCGCCCGCTGAAGTCGCTGTCCGACCTCCTCAAGGGCAAGCAGGGCCGGTTCCGCCAGAACCTGCTCGGCAAGCGCGTCGACTACTCCGGCCGTTCGGTCATCGTGGTCGGCCCGCAGCTGAAGCTGCACCAGTGCGGTCTGCCCAAGCAGATGGCGCTGGAGCTGTTCAAGCCCTTCGTGATGAAGCGGCTGGTCGACCTCAACCACGCGCAGAACATCAAGTCCGCCAAGCGGATGGTGGAGCGGTCCCGCCCCGCCGTGTGGGACGTGCTGGAAGAGGTCATCACCGAGCACCCGGTGCTGCTCAACCGTGCTCCGACGCTGCACCGCCTGGGCATCCAGGCGTTCGAGCCGCAGCTGGTCGAGGGCAAGGCGATCCAGCTGCACCCGCTGGTGTGCGAGGCGTTCAACGCCGACTTCGACGGTGACCAGATGGCGGTGCACCTGCCGCTGTCGGCCGAGGCGCAGGCCGAGGCCCGCATCCTGATGCTGTCCAGCAACAACATCCTCTCGCCCGCCTCCGGGCGGCCGCTGGCGATGCCGCGACTGGACATGGTCACCGGTCTCTACCACCTGACCAAGGGGGTGGAGAACGCCAAGGGCGAGGGTCGCGCGTTCACCTCACCGGCCGAGGCCATCATGGCCTTCGACCGCGGTGTGATCGACCTCCAGGCGCAGATCAAGGTCCGGCTCACCGAGCAGGTGCCGCCGCGCGGCGTCCAGCCGGAGGGCTGGGAGCCCGGTCAGCCGTGGCTGGCCGAGACCACCCTGGGCCGGGTGCTGTTCAACGAGCTGCTGCCCTCGGACTACCCGTTCATCAACGAGGTGCTGCCCAAGAAGCGGCAGTCGGAGATCGTCAACGACCTCGCCGAGCGGTACCCGATGGTGACGGTCGCCCAGACGCTGGACCGGCTCAAGGACGCCGGTTTCTACTGGGCCACCCGCTCCGGTGTGACCATCGCGATCGCCGACGTCATCGTGCCGGAGGCCAAGCAGGGCATCCTGGACGAGCACGAGGACAAGGCCGCCCAGGTCGAGAAGCGCTACCAGCGCGGTCTGCTCTCGCACGCCGAGCGCAACAACGAGCTGGTCAAGATCTGGACCAACGCGACCAACGAGGTCGCGGCGATCATGGAAGACGCCTTCCCGGACAACAACCCGATCAAGGTGATCGTCAAGTCCGGCGCGGCGGGCAACATGACCCAGGTCCGCTCGCTGGCCGGTATGCGTGGTCTGGTGACGAACCCGAAGGGTGAGTACATCCCTCGGCCGATCAAGAACAGCTTCCGCGAGGGGCTGTCCGTGGTCGAGTACTTCATCGCCACCCACGGTGCCCGCAAGGGTCTCGCCGACACCGCGCTCCGCACCGCCGACTCGGGTTACCTGACCCGTCGTCTGGTGGACGTCTCGCAGGACGTCATCGTGCGCGAGATCGACTGCGGTACCGAGCGGGGCATCGTGATGCCGCTGACCGAGCCCGGTCCGGACGGCACCCCGATCAAGCACCGGTACGTGCAGACCAGCGTCTACGCCCGTGCCGCCGCCGAGGACATCACCGACGCCGAGGGCAACCTGCTCATCGGCAAGGGCGGCGACCTCGGTGACCCGGCCATCGACGCGCTGTTCGCCGGTGGCGTGCAGAAGGTCAAGGTCCGCAGCGTCCTGACCTGCGAGTCCAAGGTCGGTGTCTGCGCGACCTGCTACGGCCGCTCGATGGCCACCGGCCAGCTGGTGGACGTCGGCGAGGCCGTCGGCATCGTGGCCGCGCAGTCCATCGGTGAGCCCGGCACGCAGCTGACGATGCGTACCTTCCACCAGGGCGGTGTGGCCGGTGACGACATCACCACCGGTCTGCCCCGTGTCACCGAGCTCTTCGAGGCCCGCGTCCCGAAGGGCAAGGCGCCCATCGCCGACACCGACGGTCGCGTGACCATCGAGGAAGGCGACCGCTTCCGGAAGATCACCATCACTCCGGACGACGGTTCCGAGGAGATCGTCTACGAGAAGCTGTCCCGCAGGCAGTGGCTCGCCACGATCAAGGCGGACGGCTCCGAGCGCCCGCTGCAGGACGGCGACCACGTCACCGTCGGCCAGCAGCTGCTCGAGGGCGCCGTGGACCCGCACGAGGTGCTGCGCGTCATGGGCCCGCGCGAGGCCCAGCTGCACCTGGTCCGCGAGGTCCAGAAGGTGTACCGGACGCAGAGCGTGTCCATTCACGACAAGCACATCGAGGTCATCGTCCGGCAGATGCTGCGCCGGGTGACGATCATCGACTCGGGTGCCGCGGAGTTCCTGCCCGGTGCGCTGATCGAGCGCGCCGACTTCGAGGCGGAGAACCGCCGCGTCGTGGCCGAGGGCCGCGAGGCCGCCTCCGGCCGCCCGGTGCTGATGGGCATCACCAAGGCGTCGCTGGCCACCGAGTCGTGGCTGTCGGCGGCCTCCTTCCAGGAGACCACGCGAGTCCTCACCGACGCCGCCATCAACGGCAAGAGCGACAAGCTGATCGGCCTGAAGGAGAACGTGATCATCGGTAAGTTGATCCCGGCCGGTACGGGCATCAACCGCTACCGCAACATCCAGGTCCAGCCGACGGAGGAAGCGCGGGCCGCGGCCTACGCCATCCCGTCCTACGACGACGGCTACTACACGCCGGACGTCTTCGGCACCGGTACCGGTGCGGCTGTTCCGCTGGACGACTACGACTTCGGCCGCGACTTCCGCTGA
- the rpoB gene encoding DNA-directed RNA polymerase subunit beta, with the protein MAVSRATKATATNSTSGIPGAPKRVSFAKIREPLEVPDLLALQTQSFEWLIGADAWFQRRVDAGDENPVGGLEEVLNEISPIEDFSGSMSLSFSDPRFDEVKASVEECKDKDMTYAAPLFVTAEFTNHTTGEIKSQTVFMGDFPRMTDKGTFVINGTERVVVSQLVRSPGVYFDHAIDKTTEKDVYSVKIIPSRGAWLEFDVDKRDTVGVRIDRKRRQPVTVLLKALGWTTEAIRERFGFSETLMQTLEKDHTAGQDEALLDIYRKLRPGEPPTKESAQTLLENLFFKEKRYDLAKVGRYKVNKKIGTNAPFTTGVLTEDDIVTTIEYLVRLHAGEVKMTVGEGEDAVEVPVEVDDIDHFGNRRLRTVGELIQNQIRVGLSRMERVVRERMTTQDVEAITPQTLINIRPVVAAIKEFFGTSQLSQFMDQTNPLAGLTHKRRLSALGPGGLSRERAGFEVRDVHSSHYGRMCPIETPEGPNIGLIGSLASFGRVNPFGFIETPYRKVINGQVTDQIDYLTADEEDRHVIAQANAVLDAEGNFSEERVLIRRKGGEVDLVSPQVVDYMDVSPRQMVSVATAMIPFLEHDDANRALMGANMQRQAVPLLRSESPLVGTGMELRAAVDAGDVVVAEKAGVVEELCADYATVMADDGTRQTYRLHKFRRSNQGTCINQKPIVNEGDRVEVGQVIADGPCTQNGEMALGKNLLVAIMPWEGHNYEDAIILSQRLVQDDVLTSIHIEEHEIDARDTKLGAEEITRDIPNVSEDVLADLDERGIIRIGAEVRDGDILVGKVTPKGETELTPEERLLRAIFGEKAREVRDTSLKVPHGETGKVIGIRVFSREDDDELPPGVNELVRVYVAQKRKIQDGDKLAGRHGNKGVIGKILPVEDMPFLADGTPVDVVLNTHGVPRRMNIGQILEIHLGWIAQQGWSINGDPDWAKRMPEELLQVEPGTNTATPVFDGAREEEITGLLSSTRPNRDGERMVGGDGKAQLFDGRSGEPYPYPTSVGYMYILKLLHLVDDKIHARSTGPYSMITQQPLGGKAQFGGQRFGEMECWAMQAYGAAYTLQELLTIKSDDVIGRVKVYEAIVKGDNIPEPGIPESFKVLLKELQSLCLNVEVLSSDGAAIEMRDTDDEDLERAAANLGINLSRVESPSVDDVMN; encoded by the coding sequence TTGGCAGTCTCCCGCGCGACCAAGGCCACTGCGACCAACTCCACGTCGGGGATCCCTGGAGCGCCCAAGAGGGTCTCGTTCGCGAAGATTCGTGAGCCACTGGAGGTTCCCGACCTCCTGGCTCTGCAAACCCAGTCTTTCGAGTGGCTCATCGGCGCCGACGCCTGGTTCCAGCGACGTGTCGACGCCGGCGACGAGAACCCCGTCGGCGGTCTTGAGGAGGTCCTCAACGAGATCTCCCCCATCGAGGACTTCTCCGGCTCGATGTCGCTGTCCTTCTCCGACCCGCGCTTTGACGAGGTCAAGGCTTCCGTGGAGGAGTGCAAGGACAAGGACATGACCTACGCGGCGCCGTTGTTCGTCACCGCGGAGTTCACCAACCACACCACTGGCGAGATCAAGAGCCAGACGGTGTTCATGGGTGACTTCCCGCGGATGACCGACAAGGGCACCTTCGTCATCAACGGCACCGAGCGGGTCGTGGTCTCCCAGCTCGTGCGCTCCCCGGGCGTCTACTTCGATCACGCGATCGACAAGACGACGGAGAAGGACGTCTACAGCGTCAAGATCATCCCCAGCCGGGGCGCCTGGCTGGAGTTCGACGTCGACAAGCGCGACACCGTCGGCGTGCGCATCGACCGCAAGCGCCGTCAGCCGGTCACCGTGCTGCTCAAGGCGCTCGGCTGGACCACCGAGGCCATCCGCGAGCGGTTCGGCTTCAGCGAGACGCTGATGCAGACGCTGGAGAAGGACCACACCGCGGGCCAGGACGAGGCCCTGCTGGACATCTACCGCAAGCTCCGTCCGGGCGAGCCGCCGACCAAGGAGAGCGCGCAGACCCTCCTGGAGAACCTGTTCTTCAAGGAGAAGCGCTACGACCTGGCCAAGGTGGGCCGCTACAAGGTCAACAAGAAGATCGGCACCAACGCGCCGTTCACCACCGGCGTGCTGACCGAGGACGACATCGTCACCACCATCGAGTACCTGGTCCGCCTGCACGCGGGCGAGGTCAAGATGACGGTCGGCGAGGGCGAGGACGCCGTCGAGGTGCCGGTCGAGGTCGACGACATCGACCACTTCGGCAACCGTCGCCTGCGCACCGTCGGCGAGCTCATCCAGAACCAGATCCGCGTGGGTCTGTCCAGGATGGAGCGCGTGGTCCGGGAGCGGATGACCACCCAGGACGTCGAGGCGATCACGCCGCAGACCCTGATCAACATCCGTCCGGTCGTCGCGGCGATCAAGGAGTTCTTCGGGACCTCCCAGCTGTCGCAGTTCATGGACCAGACCAACCCGCTCGCGGGCCTGACCCACAAGCGCCGCCTGTCCGCGCTGGGTCCGGGTGGTCTCTCCCGTGAGCGCGCCGGCTTCGAGGTGCGCGACGTCCACTCCTCGCACTACGGCCGGATGTGCCCGATCGAGACGCCGGAAGGCCCGAACATCGGTCTGATCGGCTCGCTCGCGTCCTTCGGCCGGGTCAACCCGTTCGGTTTCATCGAGACCCCGTACCGCAAGGTCATCAACGGTCAGGTCACCGACCAGATCGACTACCTGACCGCGGACGAGGAGGACCGGCACGTCATCGCGCAGGCGAACGCCGTGCTCGACGCCGAGGGCAACTTCTCCGAGGAGCGCGTCCTCATCCGCCGCAAGGGCGGCGAGGTCGACCTCGTCTCCCCGCAGGTCGTCGACTACATGGACGTCTCGCCGCGGCAGATGGTCTCCGTCGCCACCGCGATGATCCCGTTCCTCGAGCACGACGACGCCAACCGCGCGCTGATGGGCGCGAACATGCAGCGCCAGGCGGTGCCGCTGCTGCGCAGCGAGTCCCCGCTGGTCGGCACCGGCATGGAGCTGCGCGCCGCGGTCGACGCCGGCGACGTCGTCGTCGCGGAGAAGGCCGGTGTGGTCGAGGAGCTGTGCGCCGACTACGCCACCGTGATGGCCGACGACGGCACCCGGCAGACCTACCGGCTGCACAAGTTCCGCCGTTCCAACCAGGGCACCTGCATCAACCAGAAGCCCATCGTGAACGAGGGTGACCGGGTCGAGGTCGGCCAGGTCATCGCGGACGGCCCGTGCACCCAGAACGGCGAGATGGCGCTGGGCAAGAACCTGCTCGTCGCGATCATGCCGTGGGAAGGCCACAACTACGAGGACGCGATCATCCTGTCGCAGCGCCTCGTGCAGGACGACGTGCTCACCTCGATCCACATCGAGGAGCACGAGATCGACGCGCGCGACACCAAGCTCGGTGCCGAGGAGATCACCCGGGACATCCCGAACGTCTCCGAGGACGTGCTCGCCGACCTCGACGAGCGCGGCATCATCCGGATCGGCGCCGAGGTGCGCGACGGCGACATCCTCGTCGGCAAGGTCACGCCCAAGGGCGAGACCGAGCTGACCCCCGAGGAGCGCCTGCTGCGCGCCATCTTCGGCGAGAAGGCCCGCGAGGTGCGCGACACCTCGCTGAAGGTCCCGCACGGCGAGACCGGCAAGGTCATCGGCATCCGGGTGTTCAGCCGTGAGGACGACGACGAGCTGCCCCCCGGCGTCAACGAGCTGGTCCGGGTCTACGTGGCGCAGAAGCGCAAGATCCAGGACGGCGACAAGCTCGCCGGACGGCACGGCAACAAGGGCGTCATCGGCAAGATCCTCCCCGTCGAGGACATGCCGTTCCTCGCCGACGGCACCCCCGTCGACGTGGTGCTCAACACCCACGGTGTGCCGCGTCGTATGAACATCGGCCAGATCCTGGAGATCCACCTCGGGTGGATCGCCCAGCAGGGCTGGAGCATCAACGGCGATCCGGACTGGGCCAAGCGCATGCCCGAGGAGCTGCTCCAGGTCGAGCCCGGCACGAACACCGCCACCCCGGTGTTCGACGGTGCCCGCGAGGAGGAGATCACCGGCCTGCTGTCCTCGACCCGCCCCAACCGGGACGGCGAGCGGATGGTCGGCGGCGACGGCAAGGCGCAGCTGTTCGACGGCCGCAGCGGCGAGCCGTACCCGTACCCGACCTCGGTCGGCTACATGTACATCCTCAAGCTGCTGCACCTGGTCGACGACAAGATCCACGCCCGGTCGACCGGTCCGTACTCCATGATCACCCAGCAGCCGCTCGGCGGTAAGGCCCAGTTCGGTGGCCAGCGCTTCGGTGAGATGGAGTGCTGGGCGATGCAGGCCTACGGAGCGGCGTACACCCTCCAGGAGCTGCTGACCATCAAGTCCGACGACGTGATCGGCCGCGTGAAGGTCTACGAGGCCATCGTCAAGGGCGACAACATCCCCGAGCCGGGTATCCCGGAGTCGTTCAAGGTGCTCCTCAAGGAGCTCCAGTCGCTGTGCCTGAACGTCGAGGTGCTCTCCAGCGACGGTGCCGCCATCGAGATGCGCGACACCGATGACGAGGACCTCGAGCGCGCAGCCGCGAACCTCGGAATCAACCTGTCCAGGGTCGAGTCGCCGTCCGTCGACGACGTCATGAACTGA
- a CDS encoding MCE family protein: MLTRRARLQLIGFVLIALVGVSYAGARYAGLDRLFGPRGYVVTMELADAGGIFTNAEVTYRGVAVGRVGPLRLTADGVEVQLDIDSSSAPIPTDVEAVVTNRSAVGEQYVDLRPKSDEGPFLAEGSVIRREQSKTPLPVQSLLSNLDSLASSVPTESLRTVVDQLGTAFDGRGQDLQRLIDTARSFTGDAVRHLPQTLQLLRDGRTVLDTQAAKGSAITDFSRDLRLIADQLKTSDPDLRNLITSAPGAAQQAGGLIRESGQSLSETIANLLTTANVALPRKDGIEQLLVTYPMVVGGTFTVVPNDGTAHFGLALNFFDPPACVKGYEKTKRRTGGETSAAPLNTQAYCAEGAGSPIAVRGAQNAPYGGKPVTPPPAPGTGTGGVPSTQVVQQPGSLLDLLKPVGLNGPSSLGQLFGLPG; the protein is encoded by the coding sequence ATGTTGACCCGCAGGGCAAGGTTGCAGCTCATCGGCTTCGTGCTCATCGCGCTGGTGGGCGTCAGCTACGCGGGCGCCCGGTACGCCGGACTGGACCGCCTCTTCGGCCCCCGCGGCTACGTGGTGACGATGGAACTGGCCGACGCGGGGGGCATCTTCACCAACGCCGAGGTCACCTACCGAGGCGTCGCGGTCGGGCGCGTCGGACCGCTGCGGCTGACCGCGGACGGCGTCGAGGTGCAGCTGGACATCGACTCGTCCTCCGCGCCGATCCCCACGGACGTCGAGGCCGTCGTGACCAACCGGTCGGCTGTCGGCGAGCAGTACGTGGACCTGCGCCCGAAGTCCGACGAGGGACCGTTCCTCGCCGAGGGCTCGGTGATCCGCCGCGAGCAGAGCAAGACCCCGCTGCCCGTGCAGTCGCTGCTGAGCAACCTCGACAGTCTCGCGTCGTCCGTGCCGACCGAGTCGCTGCGCACCGTGGTCGACCAGCTCGGCACCGCCTTCGACGGGCGCGGGCAGGACCTCCAGCGCCTCATCGACACCGCGCGCTCGTTCACTGGTGATGCCGTGCGGCACCTGCCGCAGACGTTGCAGCTGCTCCGCGACGGCCGCACGGTGCTGGACACGCAGGCCGCCAAGGGCTCCGCGATCACCGACTTCAGCCGCGACCTGCGACTGATCGCCGACCAGCTCAAGACCTCCGACCCGGACCTGCGCAACCTGATCACCTCGGCGCCGGGAGCTGCGCAGCAGGCCGGCGGCCTGATCAGGGAGTCGGGTCAGAGCCTGTCGGAGACCATCGCGAACCTGCTCACCACGGCGAACGTGGCACTGCCGCGCAAGGACGGCATCGAGCAGCTGCTGGTGACCTACCCGATGGTGGTCGGCGGCACGTTCACCGTCGTGCCGAACGACGGCACCGCGCACTTCGGACTGGCGCTGAACTTCTTCGACCCACCCGCGTGCGTGAAGGGCTACGAGAAGACCAAGCGCCGAACCGGCGGGGAAACCTCGGCCGCCCCGCTCAACACCCAGGCGTACTGCGCCGAGGGGGCGGGCAGCCCGATCGCCGTGCGCGGTGCGCAGAACGCGCCCTACGGCGGCAAGCCGGTGACCCCGCCGCCCGCGCCCGGGACCGGTACCGGCGGTGTGCCGTCGACGCAGGTCGTCCAGCAGCCCGGCAGCCTTCTCGACCTGCTCAAGCCGGTCGGGCTCAACGGCCCGTCCAGTCTCGGCCAGCTGTTCGGCCTGCCCGGCTGA